The genomic interval CTGGAGCAAAAGGATTGGTTCTACTCGAACATCATGAGAGTTGGAGAACCATACCTAAGAGAACAGCTAATGAAATTGTATAATATGCATTATTCAGCTTGTGAACGATGATAGATATTAAGAGAGGAAGATATGTAAATTCAATTGCAGAAGAATGGCTTGGTTGGGTAAAGAAATTTTTTCATGATCCCAGTCGTCCATACATCGAGTTATCTTCAAAAAAGAGACGATATTTTGATTCATATGCTCACAAGTTGGAATATGAATGTTTACACCAGGTGTTTTTATACTAAAAATAAAAGACACAGAAAAGCTTGTGTAAAGAAACTGTATTATTGGTGGAAACATCTTGATACGATAATATTAGCGAATCCCAATGCTATTATTGATGCGCAAAAAAAAATATGGGATAAGAAAAAAATAGGGGAAATCAGATTACTTAGGTTTTTGTCATCTATATTTGTTGCTTATTACGAGAAAATATCAATCAAATATGGACACTGTTTAGTTAACAAATTAAATATCAAGACTTGTCCGTACTGTAACCGACAATTTATTTACACTTTTAAGGGACGAGTAGAAGAAAGACCGGAGCTTGATCATTTTTATTCAAAAACTGATTATCCAATTTATTGCTTGTCGTTTTATAATCTTATTCCAGCTTGCCATGCATGCAATCATGTGAAATTAGACAAAAAAATAGGTCTAAATCCTTATAGCGGAACCTTTAAAAGAAAATTTATCATAACTGATAAAGATGAGAATCATCTAACTAAATCTCAAATCTACAAATTAACAGAAAAGGAAATCAAATTGGATTTTACAGGGAATGATCCTAATGAAGAATTGAATGATAAAGTTTTAGGAATAATAGATGTATATAATAAACACACTGATTATGTAAAAAAATTAATTGACAAATCCAAGGCTTATGATATGCATGCAATGAAAGCATTGGTGGAAAGTTTTCAAGGTGTAGGATACCATCCCCGTCAAGTCTATGATTTTGTATGGGGAAGACATCTTATGAATGCCGAATATGAAGATAGACCTCTATCAAAATTAACCAAAGATATTTTAGATTTGATAGATATCAAAAGAAGGTGATGAATCTGAATAAGTGAATTATTTTGTTTGTCCTCCATTTCCTCCCATCGCCTCAGCCCGTCTCAGACGGTGCGGTTTGTTTGCACAAAATTCATTGATTATTGTATAATATATTGATAATCAATATATAAATTTCTTCAACGAGGAGGAGTATTGATCGTCCGATATACTTCACGGGTTATTCCATCTGACAGAAGCAGTCCGAAATCGGACTGCTTCTGTCGATACGGGAGAGACGAGAGAACGAAGCGCCCGATTTCCGTGTACGGGGAAACCTGGCGCACGGGAAAACCCGGCGCGGATGACGCTACATGCTGCGGCCGAAACGGGATTCGCGTCAGGGAATCCACAGGGTCTCCCGCACGTCGTAATACGCCGTGAGTGTACGACCCAGCAGATAAAAATAATCCGACAGGCGGTTGAGCCAGACGAGCGCCGTGGAATCCACGCCGTATTTCGCATCGGCGCGCAGCGCGGCCCGCTCGGCGCGGCGGCAGACCGTGCGGCAGACATGGCACAGCGACACGGCCGTGTCGCCGCCGGGCACGGTGAACTTGTCGATCGGCTTCAGGGCCACCTGCATCGTGTCGATGCGGCTTTCGAGCCACGAAACCGCTTCGGGAGCCAGCGGGGAGACCTTGTCGCTTCCGGCCTCTCCCGTGGCGAGCAGCGCCTCGACCGACATGAGCCGCGAGAGAATGCGGTTCAGATCCTCCACATACGCCGCCAGCGCGGCATCCCCGCGGATGCGGTCGGTCAGCAGCGCCGCGAAAGCCGACAGCTCGTCCACCGATCCGTACGCCTCGACCCGCTCGTCGGTCTTGAACACCCGTTCGCCGCCGATCAGCGAGGTCATTCCCTTGTCCCCTGTTTTCGTATAGACTTTCATATCCGGAAATGTTGTTTCGGTAAATAATTGTGGAACAGCAGCAGATAACCGCGGTTATCCACCGATGTCGAACGGTGCGCCGCGACCAGCTGCCGGCACAATGCCTGCCGCTCGCAGCCGTCGTAAGGCGCCAGCACCGCCACGGTACGCCCCGCAGCGGCAGCCTCCCGGACGAGCCCGAGCGTCTCCTGACGTCCCAGACCGCGTGTGGCGACGCAAAATTCCGCATCCGCCCGGTCCAGTCCGAAAGTCGCATAGCCGCAATGGATCGCCAGGTTCTGTAGTTGCACGGCCCGGCGGCGGCTGACGCCCGCCTCCAGCAGCGCCCCGTAAAGCGCCCGGTCGCCCGGCAGCAGCTCGCGCCGCATGAATACCTCCCGGACGATAGTATAGACGAACGGCGAATGCACGCCATGGCCACGGAAATAACGCGCCCGCGACAGCCGGTTGCGCAGCTCGGCCATCCGGCCCGACAGCCGCAGTCCGATGGGATGTCCGCCCGGTTTCATCGCCGCCTCACTTTTTCAGCATGCCGGCCAGCCGCCCCGTCGAGAAGGCGATCTGAAGGTTGTAACCGCCCGTATTGGCATCGAGATCGAGCACCTCGCCCGCGAAATAGAGCCCGCGGACCCGGCGCGACTCCATCGTCTCGGGATTCACCTCGTCACAGCGCACGCCGCCGGCCGTCATCACGGCATATTCGAAGGGCGCGTAATCCGTCACGGGGAAGGTCAGTCCCTTGAGCGTGCGGATCAGCCGCACAATCTCCGCCTCGGAGAGCTTCGAAACGTATGTCTTCGAGTGAATATCCAATTCCTGCGCCAGAGGCAGCACCATCGGACGGGGAACCAGCTTGCGCAGCAACTCGCCGAAAAACTCCGTCGGCTCCATCGCGGCCAGCTCGCGGGCGATGCGGTCGCGCAGCACCTCCTCCGTGAGCGCGGGCTTCAGATCGACGACGATCTTCACCCTCCGGCCTTCGATGAGCGCATCCACCGCATCGCGGCTCATGCGGAGCGCCACGGCGCCCTCGATGCCGCGCTCCGAGAATCCCAGCTCGCCGAACTCCTCGCGCACGGGAGCGTCGTCGATCCACAACGTCGCGCGGACATTGCGCAGCAACAGGCGGTCGAGCTGACGGACCCGCGGATGGGACGAGACGAGCGGCGTGAGCGACGGCCGCAGCGGCTCGATCGTATGTCCCAGATCGGCGGCGAACGCATACCCGTCGCCTGTCGAACCGGTCGCCGGATAGGAGACGCCGCCCGTGGCGAGGATGACCTGCGGACACTCCTCCTTGCGTTCGAAGCCCCGCTTGTTGACGTATTTCACGCCGAAGACCCGGCCGCCGAGAGTCAGAATCCCCGTAACGCGCGTGTCGTAGAGAATCTTCACCCCGTTGTCCACGCAAAAGCCCAGCAGGGCGTTGGCGATGTCCCACGCCTTGCCGCTGTGGGGAAAGACGCGTTCGCCGCGCTCGATGTCGAGCCGGACGCCCTGCCGCTCGAAGAAACGGATGGCCGCGCGGTTGTTGAAGGCGGCGAAGGCCGGGGCGAAAAACGCGGCGTTCGTGCGCACCTGCGCGGCGAACTCCTCCGCCGGCCGGGCGTTCGTCACGTTGCAGCGCCCCTTTCCCGTGATGCGGACCTTGCGGCCCGACTTCTCCATCTTTTCGAGCAGCAGCACGCGGCAGCCCCGCTGCGCCGCCGTGCCCGCGGCCATCATGCCCGCGGCTCCCGCCCCCACGACGACGACGTCGTAGGGCCGTATCTCTTCCGTTCGTTCCATAACGGATGCAAAGATAAGGATTTATTCGGTTCCGGGGACGAAAACTCCGCCAGGAAAGCGCCCGTGCGGGGAAAAATCGGTTTTCGCTTGATTTTCCGCCCGGCATGCACTATCTTTGCAGCCGCAAAATCGTTCTATAAGATATGTTGAGCAGAAGATTACTCCGCATCAAGGTCGTCAAGGCGCTGTTCGCCCACCTCAAGTCGGGAGCCGACAACATGATCGCCTCGGAAAAGACACTGATGGCATCCGTAGACAAGGCCTACGACCTCTATTTCCAGATTCTGACCCTCCCCGTGGAGATCGCGCGCTATGCGCAGCAGCGTCAGGAGTTGGCCAAGCAGAAGAAACTGCCGACATTCGAAGACCTGAATCCCAACACCAAATTCGTCGAGAACGGCGTCATCCGCATCATCGCGAACAGCGACGCGGTGAACGACCACACGGCCGCACGCAAACTGGGCTGGACACGGTATCCCGAACTGATCCGCACGCTCTACGGACAGCTCACCGAAAGCGACTACTACAAGGAATACATGCAGCGCGAGGAACGGTCGTTCGACGACGACCGGCGGCTGGTCGAGGACTTCTTCAAGGAGTTGCAGAGCTACGAGGCGCTGGACGACGCGCTCGAGGAGATGTCGATTCTCTGGAACGACGACCTGCCCTATATCGTCATGATGATCCTGCGGACGCTCTCGAACCTGCGCCCGTCGCACACCGACCTGAAGGTCCCGCCGAAGTTCAAGAGCGCCGAAGACCCCGAATTCGTGAAGACGCTCTTCGAGAAGACGCTCGTGAATTACGACTCCTACCAGGACTATATCGAACGCTACACCTCGAACTGGGACGTGGAGCGCATCGTGTTCATGGACAACCTGATCCTCGCCACGGCGATGGCCGAGCTGATCTCGTTCCCGTCGATTCCCGTGAAGGTGACGCTCGACGAATGGATCGAAATCTCGAAGTATTACTCCACGCCGGGCAGCAGCACCTTCATCAACGGCGTGCTGGACAAGATCGTGGAATCGCTCACGGCCGAAGGCCGCATCAGGAAGGCCGGCCGCGGGCTGATCTGACCCTCCCCGCCATGCGCCGCACCGCACCGCTTCTGCTTACGGCCGCCTTGCTCTGCTCGTGCGACGGCCCCGCTTCCCGTCCGCAGGCCGGTTCGGACCGGGCCGAAGCGGTCCGGTCCGGGGAACGGAAAGGCCGGATCGTCTCCCTTTCGGACGTGTTTTTCGAACGGGGCGGGACGGACACCGTCCGCTTCGGCCGCCTCCGGTCGGGCGAAACGGCCGTCGTGCGCTTCTGGATAGCCAACGATTCGCCGCAGACGACGGCCATCCTCTCCTACGACCGCAACTGCGGCTGCACGACGCTGAAATTCAACTCCGAACCGATCGCACCGGGGGATGCGCAGCGAGTCGAAATGAGCTTCGATTCGCGGGGCACGCGGGGCTGGCAGCTCAAAACGCTCGACGTGACGCTGGCCGGAGCGCAGCGCCCGCTGCGGCTTTACGCCGAAGCGGAGGTGGAGTGAGGGCTTGCAGATTCGCCGATATTTCGTATATTTGCCGTGCTGAACCGAACAAACACTTAAAAAGCGAATAAGATTATGATCGATTTTCTTCAGGCAGCGGCGCCCGCACAACCTCAGCCGGGCTTCATGCAACAGTACAGCTTCATCATTATGATCGGCCTCATGGTGCTGGTCCTCTGGCTCTTCATGTGGCGGCCCGAAGCCAAGCGCCGCAAGCAGATGCAGGCGTTCCGCGACGGGCTGAAAAAGGGCGACAAGATCATCACGGCCGGAGGCATCTACGGCACAGTGAAGGAGGTCAAGGAGACCACCCTGCTGATCGAGGTGGACGGCAACGTGACGCTGCGCATCGACAAGAACATGGTCGTGGCCGACAATTCGGACCTCCAGCGCCAGTAGAGGCCGCGCATCATACGAAAAAGAGCTGCAAGGATTTGCAGCTCTTTTTTTCATATCCGTCACCGGAAACGGAGGTCAGCCGAACAGATGCAGCGCCGCGACGTCGATGAGCCGCTGGTTGCGGCTGCCCCGGAAATCGAGCGACAGGTCGCGCAGCGCCTCGACGTAGCGGCCGTCCACCAGCGTGTCGATCCAGCGCAGGCACTCCCGGCGCGCCGGGTCCGCGAGGCACTCCTCGAGCGTATAGCCCGTATAGCACCAGACATTCTGCCCCGTGCGCTCCCGCACCCGGCGCAGAAAGGCCGCCATCGCCGCGGGATGCAGCAGCGGATCGCCGCCGCTGACGGTCACACCGTCCAGAATCGGGTTCGCCGCGATCGCGTCGCAGATCCGCTCCGTCCACTCCGCGGTCAGCGGTTCGCCGCCCAGCGGATCGTGGCTCTGCGGATTGTGACACCCGGGACAACAGTGCGCACACCCCGCGAAATAGATCGCGTAGCGCAGGCCGTAGCCATCAGAGATGGTTTCGGGATAAATGGCCAGGATGCGGAGTGGTTCCATCGGCAAAACAGGGTCAGATATACATTTCCTGCGGAGACGATTTAGGAATTCGGACGGAGCCGTCTGCGGCACGCGCCGTCCCCGGCGCGGGTTGCACATGCGCCAAACATGTCCGCCCCTGCCGGAGTGTCCCGAACAGAAGAGCCCCCGCCAAGACGGGGGTTTGGTGGTGGGTCGCACTTGCAAACACGGCCGAAGGCCGTAAAGAAGCGAGGGCGGAAAGTGAAACGACAGACATAATCGCCAAAAGCGGATTATCTGTGTTTTACCCGGTCGCGCTCCTCGGCCTGCTTCGCGGAGTTCCACGATTCGAGACTGCCCGTCAGGTAGCCCGTGATGCGGCGCATGCGCGAGATGTTGTCCGAACCGCAGACGGGACATTTCGAGTAGATCACCCCGCGGTAACCGCACTTGCGGCAGGTGTCGATCGGATGGTTGATCGACCCGTAGCCGATGCCCGAATCCTGCATCACCTTGACGATCTTGAGAATCGCCACGGGATTCTTCTTCGCTTCGCCGTCCAGCTCGACATAGGTGATATGGCCGCCGCGCGTGATGGCGTGGAACGGCGCCTCGAGGCGGATCTTCTCGACGATCGACACCGGTTCGCGGACATCCACATGGAACGAATTGACGTAGTAGTCGCGGTCGGTGACGCCCGGAATCTCGCCGTAACGCTTGCGGTCCATGCGCGTGAAGCGGCCGCTCAGCCCCTCGGCCGGGGTCGCCAGCACGGAGTAGTTGAGTCCGTAGCGGGCCTTGTACTCCTCGACCACGCGGTTCATCGTCAGAACGGCATCGTAAAGCGTCTGCCACGCCTCCTTCGAGGTGGCGTGCCCCTCGCCGTAGATGGCCACCATCGCGTTGTGGCCGCCGATGAAGCCGATGCCCAGCGTGCCGTGCTTCAGCACGTCGCCCACCTCGTCGTTGGGTTGCAGCGCGCCGCCGCCCTTCCAGACATCGTTCGACATCATGAACGGGAACTGCCGCGCGAGGGCCGTGCGCTGGAACTGGTAGCGCTCGTAGAGCTGCTCGGCGATCATCGAGGCCGTCTTGCGAACCGATTCGAGGAAGATCTCGCGCGCCTCCTTGCGGATGGCGTGCTTGTTGCCGTCGGGAATCAGGTCCGAAGCCTCACGCACCGCCTCGATGGCCAGCCGCGGCAGGTTCATCGAGGTGAACGAGAGGTTGCCGCGGCCCCACGAGGTCTTCTCGCCGTGCAGGTCCTCGAAGACGCGCGTGCGGCAGCCCATCGTGGCCACCTCGTAGCGGAAGCGGTCCGGGTCGTCGATGCGCCACTTCTCATGGCGGTTGAACGGCGCGTCGAGGAACATGAAGTTGGGGAACAGCGCCACCGAGGTCGTGCGGCACGCCTCGACGAGCAGGTCGAAATTCGGCGTCCGGAACCGGATTTCGCCCGCCAGCGCCTTGTCGAAATCCCGGACGGCCGCCCGATAGTCTTCCTCGCACCACGAAACGCCCTCCTTGACCTTGAAAATCTGAATCGGGAAGACGGGCACTTCGCCGTGCCCCAGCCCCTCGACCGTGGCGGAGAGCAGTTCGCGGATCACCATGCGCCCCTCGGGCGAAAAGTCCGTGCCGTAGTTCACCGAACTGAAAACCACCTGATTGCCGCCGCGAGAGTGCATCGTATTGAGGTTGTGGATGAATCCCTCCATCGCCTGATGCGTCTCCTTGCGCGTGGCCTTGTAGGACTGTTCCCAGATACCGCGCAGCTCCTTGTCCGAAAGGCCGATCCCCGCATCGGCGAGGGCCCCGCCCAGCGCGGCGATCCGCTCGTCGGAGAGCTCGATCGTCGGGAGATGTTCGGCGCAGAGTGTTTTGAGCCGTCCGCGGTCCGGCTCCCCGGCCCCTCTGAGCACGCAAAGGAACGACACCGTATCGACGACATGCTTGCGGAAGGTCTTCAGTACGCCCGGAGCCATGAAACGGTCGAAGGCCGGAATCGACTGCCCGCCGTGCTGTTCGTTCTGGTTGGTCTGGAAGACGATCGTGGCCAGTGTGGCGTAGCTCTGGATCGACTGCGGCGTGCGCACCGAACCGTTCTTGGTGGAGAAGCCGCGCCGATAGATGTCCTCCAGATCGTACTGGATGCAGGTCGTGGTCTTCGTGGGATAGTAGTCCAGGTCGTGAATATGTATGTCGCCATCGCGGTGAGCGCGGCCGTGGCGCACGCCCACGAGGTACTTCAGCGCATAGTCCTTCGTGATCTCCGAAGCGAAGGTCATCATCTGCCCGGCGGGCGTGTGCGACGACATGTTGGCGTTCGAGAGGTTGATGTCGTTCTTCTCCACCGTCACGATTCCGTCCATGACCCCCTTGATCGACGAACGGCGGTCGCGCTCGACGTTGCGCCACTCGCGGTAGATGATATAGCGTTTGGCGATCGAGGGATTGAGGCGCATCAGCCGCTCCTCGACCATGTCCTGAATCTCCTCGACCGAAATCTCGTTCTTCGAAATCGCTCCGGCGACCTCCGCCGCCACACGGGCGATGGTCTGCTCCTCGTCCGTGATGCCGCCCGCACGGTAGGCTTTCGTGATGGCGCGGACGATCTTCTCCAGCGAGAAAGGCTCCGTCTTGCCATCACGTTTGATGATGGAAATCTGTGCGTAATCCATTGTAAACGAATATATGTGTTTCACAATAGGCCCCGTTTCCCCGCAGGACCGGACATTGCTGCGCGGAGGCAGGTCTTCTGACTCGCGCCGATCCGCAGACGCCTTCCCGCTCCCCGCAGGGAACAGTGGCTCGAGACGTGTCTGCGGCCTATGACGCTTACAGCAGCGGGAACTGTCCGGGATTCGCACCCGGTTCCCTCTTATCCCTCCGTCCGGCGGACGAAGGGAAACCTCCGCAAGGACAAAGGTCCGCAGAATCCGGAGCAATTCAAAGCCCCCGGCACAGAAGTTTTCAACATTTTGTGAAAGATTCCGCCCGTCTTCCCCCGCATTGCGCTATCTTTGCGCCGCAAACGACAATTACGACTCATGATCCGGAAAATATCCTACACCTGCCGGGGAACCTGCTCCCGGCAAATCGACATCGAACTCGACGGAGAGACGATCCGCAGCGTCGTCTTCACGGGCGGCTGCCACGGCAACACGCAGGGCATCGCGGCGCTCGTCAGCGGCATGCGGGCCGAAGAGGCCATCGCACGGCTCGAAGGCATCGACTGCCGCGGCAAGGGAACTTCGTGCCCCGATCAGTTGGCCTGCGCGCTGAAAACGGCGCGCTGACGCGGCGGACGCGCACCGCGGCCCGGAACCGCAGGCGGGTACGGATTTTGCACTCGGTCTTCACGTCACAAAAAACGAAAGACTATGTATTTCCTATGGTATCTGCTTATCGGGCTGGCGGCCGGATGGATCGCCAACCTGCTGGTCAAGGGCAGCGGCTCGGGCCTTATCGTCAATCTGATCGTCGGACTCATCGGCGGCGTGCTGGGAGGCTGGCTGCTCTCGCTCTTCGGACTCGTGGCGGCGGGCACGCTGGGCAGTCTCGTCACGGCCGTCATCGGGGCGATCGTGCTGCTCTGGATCGCAGCGCTCGTCTCGCACCGTAAAGCGCGCAAGGCATGAGACCGCGGCGCGACGACCGGGAGGCGCCGGGAGACGACGGAGCTCCTCGCCGGACGCATCGACGACGCGACGTCGTGCGGACCGGCCGCACCGGAGCACGTGCCGGACGGCCGGGACCCGGAAAGGAATCCGGACGGGAGGCGGGGACGCCGCAGTCCGGAGCGCACCGCGGCGATCCGCCGCGGAATTTCCTCTCCGGAGAGACCCGCGGCTCCGGAGAGACCCGCGGCCGGACGATCCGGAAAATGCGGCGGACGACAGACAATCAGCCAGCGTAAAAGATAATCTGCCCGCACAAAATTGGATATTGGGATTTTTTACGTATCTTTGTGCCGCTTTCGAGCGAATGTTTGAGCTGTGGTGTAATGGTAACACAGCAGATTTTGGTTCTGTCGTTCTGGGTTCGAATCCCGGCAGCTCAACACGAAAGGGAGAGGTCCGCGAGGACTTCTCCCTTTCGCATTTCCGCACGTAACCGGCGGCCGCCCCGCCCTTTCCGCGGAGGACGGGGAAGCCTCCGCGGAAAGGGCGGCGGGAAACCGCTCCGGATCCCGAGGATCCGGCCGGGTCACTTCACCCTGGACATGAATTTCGCGCGGTCCACCACAAAACGCACGTGAACCCCCTCGCCGATCATTCCTTCGGCATCGCGGGCCCCGACGTTGAAGGTCAGCTTGCGCCCCTCCGCCTCAGCGAGGATGGCCGTGGCCGTGATCTCGGCCCCGAGCCCCGAGGGCTTGATATGGGTCACGTTCATCTCGGCGCCCACGGTGGTCGCCCCTTCGGGCAGCGCGGCGGCCACGGCCCGCATCGCGGCGTTCTCCATGAGGGCCACCATCGCGGGGGTGGCGAATACTTCGAGGTCGCCCGAACCCATCGCAACGGCCGTATTGCCGGCCGTTACGGTCGTCGTGCTCCGGGCGGAAAGTCCCTTTTCCAACATACGCTCTCTCTTTTCGGTGTTACGTCAAACGATTTTTGAATTACCTTTGCCTCCGAACCGTATCCGCTCCGGCGGCGCCCTGTGCATTCGGGATGCGCAGGATGCGCAAAGGTAACGATTTTTCCGATCATGAAGAAACGGCTGGCCCTTCTCCTCGTCGCATGCACGGCAGCGCTCTCCGGAGCGCTGGCGCAGGGCGGCCGCGGCTTCCTCAGACAGGAGTGGATCGTCGAACGGGGCGACTCGATCCCGCTCGTGCACATCCTTCCGGTCTGTATCTTCGACCGTCCGGCGGACCTGCGCCGATATCAGAAACTGGTGCGGGCCGTCAAACGCGTCTATCCCGTGGCCAGGGCCGCCCGCGCCAAGATGGCCGAAATGGAGGGCGAACTGCTCCGCCTGCCGGACAGAAAGGCGCAGAAAGCCTATATCCGGGAGGTCTATCGCCAGATCAAGGAGGAATACACCCCCGTGGCCAAACACATGACCCGCACCGAAGGGCGCGTGCTGCTCAAGCTCATCGACCGCGAGACGGACTATACGGCCTACGAGGTGCTGCGCGAATTCCGCGGCGGATTCGTGGCCGGATTCTGGCAGGGCGTGTCGCGCATCTTCGGACAGAACCTCAAGTCGGAGTACGACAAGGAGGGTGAGGACCGGATCATCGAGCAGATCGTCGTCTATTACGAAGCCGGACTGCTGTAAAACAGTCAGAACGTCAGGGCAAGGCCGCCGCTGAGGCCGACAAACGAGCGGTGCGGCGGACCAAGCACCCGGTCAGGGCGCGGTATCCCCTCATCGAAACTGCGCGTCAGGTAGTAATGGTAGGTGAAGTCGATGAATAGACGGACACGGCCGATCGGCAGATTCAACCGTCCTCCCGCATCCGCCGTACAGACAAATCGTTGCCGGATGTCATACAAGCCCTCGTCCTGCGAATGGATCGGGCCGAAGAGCAGGCCGGGCGTCAGGCCCGCATGCAGTTCGAACACCGAAGGAACCTCCGGCACGAAGGTTTCGAAAAGGATCCGGCCGACGGAGGGGGCCGCCATATCACGGTCCGGATACCAGGTCCCGTTGTAATAACAGCCGTCGGGCGATGAGGTCGGCATGCGCCGCACGCCCGAGCGCCAGGAGAACTGCAACGGAACAGAGGCGTACTGTCCGTCGTGCAGGGGCGAGGTAAAGAGGTTGAGCCCCGTACGCAGGCCGATGTTGCGGTAGTTGTAGGCGGCAAAATCCATGGCCGCATACTGCATGGCCTGACCGGGAGCACCCGAACCGACGCCGATCTGCACCCCGTAGCGCAGGCCGATCTCCTTGTTACGGACCCGCTTTCTCACGAAGGCGGGATCCGGAGCGGATTCGGAGACAGGCTGCGCATGGAGCGCAACAAAGGCGAGACATCCGGCAAGGGCGGTCGTTAGTCGTTCCATGTTCGGCATTCGGGCAAATGCGGTATTTCCGGCAAATATAGCCTTTTCGGGTCAATCTGCAAATCCGACGGCCGAAGATGCCGAAGATACGGCACAAAACGCCAAAGACAGCTCCTTCGAGAACGGGGCTACATGCGGCGCAGCCGGGCGGCGAGCGTCTCCATCTGGCGGCGGAACTCCGCTTCGGTGCGCGGACGGGGATTGCGCGGCGTCATTTCGCCGAGCGGTCTGGCATAGAACGCATCCACGATCGGCTGCATCTCCATCCGGACGGAGTCGTAGGTCAGCACGCGCTCCCGCGACTTCAGCTCCCGGTCGATCTCTTTCATATAGAGGTCGAACTCGGGCAGGTAGTAGTAGTCGAACAACTCGCTGATGTAGGTGCGGCAATAGCTGTTCTCGGCGTTGCCCTTGAGCGCCTGCTCGAAAGCGGGATTGATCGGAGCGCGGACCTCCTCGATCCGCCGCAGGGAGGAGAGCATCGAGTAGTCGTCGTGCAGGGCGAGCACGTCGCGCAGGGCGGCGAGCAGCATCCGGGCTTCGGAACCCGCACGGCGCACCTCGGCGGCCGTCACGTCGCCCCGCTCCCAAGCCTGCTGGGCAATGAGGTAGCGGTAGTACCGCACCGTGAAGAGACGGCTCACGACCGTGCGCGCGAGGTCGATGGCATCCCGATCGACGAAGGCGTCGCCCCGGCCGTAAGGCATGGCGGCGAG from Alistipes dispar carries:
- a CDS encoding GlsB/YeaQ/YmgE family stress response membrane protein; its protein translation is MYFLWYLLIGLAAGWIANLLVKGSGSGLIVNLIVGLIGGVLGGWLLSLFGLVAAGTLGSLVTAVIGAIVLLWIAALVSHRKARKA
- the nrdG gene encoding anaerobic ribonucleoside-triphosphate reductase activating protein, with the protein product MEPLRILAIYPETISDGYGLRYAIYFAGCAHCCPGCHNPQSHDPLGGEPLTAEWTERICDAIAANPILDGVTVSGGDPLLHPAAMAAFLRRVRERTGQNVWCYTGYTLEECLADPARRECLRWIDTLVDGRYVEALRDLSLDFRGSRNQRLIDVAALHLFG
- a CDS encoding DUF1573 domain-containing protein, coding for MRRTAPLLLTAALLCSCDGPASRPQAGSDRAEAVRSGERKGRIVSLSDVFFERGGTDTVRFGRLRSGETAVVRFWIANDSPQTTAILSYDRNCGCTTLKFNSEPIAPGDAQRVEMSFDSRGTRGWQLKTLDVTLAGAQRPLRLYAEAEVE
- a CDS encoding cob(I)yrinic acid a,c-diamide adenosyltransferase, producing MKVYTKTGDKGMTSLIGGERVFKTDERVEAYGSVDELSAFAALLTDRIRGDAALAAYVEDLNRILSRLMSVEALLATGEAGSDKVSPLAPEAVSWLESRIDTMQVALKPIDKFTVPGGDTAVSLCHVCRTVCRRAERAALRADAKYGVDSTALVWLNRLSDYFYLLGRTLTAYYDVRETLWIP
- the yajC gene encoding preprotein translocase subunit YajC codes for the protein MIDFLQAAAPAQPQPGFMQQYSFIIMIGLMVLVLWLFMWRPEAKRRKQMQAFRDGLKKGDKIITAGGIYGTVKEVKETTLLIEVDGNVTLRIDKNMVVADNSDLQRQ
- a CDS encoding BaiN/RdsA family NAD(P)/FAD-dependent oxidoreductase — protein: MERTEEIRPYDVVVVGAGAAGMMAAGTAAQRGCRVLLLEKMEKSGRKVRITGKGRCNVTNARPAEEFAAQVRTNAAFFAPAFAAFNNRAAIRFFERQGVRLDIERGERVFPHSGKAWDIANALLGFCVDNGVKILYDTRVTGILTLGGRVFGVKYVNKRGFERKEECPQVILATGGVSYPATGSTGDGYAFAADLGHTIEPLRPSLTPLVSSHPRVRQLDRLLLRNVRATLWIDDAPVREEFGELGFSERGIEGAVALRMSRDAVDALIEGRRVKIVVDLKPALTEEVLRDRIARELAAMEPTEFFGELLRKLVPRPMVLPLAQELDIHSKTYVSKLSEAEIVRLIRTLKGLTFPVTDYAPFEYAVMTAGGVRCDEVNPETMESRRVRGLYFAGEVLDLDANTGGYNLQIAFSTGRLAGMLKK
- a CDS encoding anaerobic ribonucleoside triphosphate reductase, translated to MDYAQISIIKRDGKTEPFSLEKIVRAITKAYRAGGITDEEQTIARVAAEVAGAISKNEISVEEIQDMVEERLMRLNPSIAKRYIIYREWRNVERDRRSSIKGVMDGIVTVEKNDINLSNANMSSHTPAGQMMTFASEITKDYALKYLVGVRHGRAHRDGDIHIHDLDYYPTKTTTCIQYDLEDIYRRGFSTKNGSVRTPQSIQSYATLATIVFQTNQNEQHGGQSIPAFDRFMAPGVLKTFRKHVVDTVSFLCVLRGAGEPDRGRLKTLCAEHLPTIELSDERIAALGGALADAGIGLSDKELRGIWEQSYKATRKETHQAMEGFIHNLNTMHSRGGNQVVFSSVNYGTDFSPEGRMVIRELLSATVEGLGHGEVPVFPIQIFKVKEGVSWCEEDYRAAVRDFDKALAGEIRFRTPNFDLLVEACRTTSVALFPNFMFLDAPFNRHEKWRIDDPDRFRYEVATMGCRTRVFEDLHGEKTSWGRGNLSFTSMNLPRLAIEAVREASDLIPDGNKHAIRKEAREIFLESVRKTASMIAEQLYERYQFQRTALARQFPFMMSNDVWKGGGALQPNDEVGDVLKHGTLGIGFIGGHNAMVAIYGEGHATSKEAWQTLYDAVLTMNRVVEEYKARYGLNYSVLATPAEGLSGRFTRMDRKRYGEIPGVTDRDYYVNSFHVDVREPVSIVEKIRLEAPFHAITRGGHITYVELDGEAKKNPVAILKIVKVMQDSGIGYGSINHPIDTCRKCGYRGVIYSKCPVCGSDNISRMRRITGYLTGSLESWNSAKQAEERDRVKHR
- a CDS encoding TIGR03905 family TSCPD domain-containing protein, which codes for MIRKISYTCRGTCSRQIDIELDGETIRSVVFTGGCHGNTQGIAALVSGMRAEEAIARLEGIDCRGKGTSCPDQLACALKTAR
- a CDS encoding transcription antitermination protein NusB, whose protein sequence is MLSRRLLRIKVVKALFAHLKSGADNMIASEKTLMASVDKAYDLYFQILTLPVEIARYAQQRQELAKQKKLPTFEDLNPNTKFVENGVIRIIANSDAVNDHTAARKLGWTRYPELIRTLYGQLTESDYYKEYMQREERSFDDDRRLVEDFFKELQSYEALDDALEEMSILWNDDLPYIVMMILRTLSNLRPSHTDLKVPPKFKSAEDPEFVKTLFEKTLVNYDSYQDYIERYTSNWDVERIVFMDNLILATAMAELISFPSIPVKVTLDEWIEISKYYSTPGSSTFINGVLDKIVESLTAEGRIRKAGRGLI